The Nostoc sp. NIES-3756 DNA window CATCTTTGAGAGATAAAGGTGAATATTTTTCATTTTCGTTGCTGATTTCTGGTTCTTGAGGAGACCACAAAGTTATCAGGATACTCCCTGCCATTAAAACAGCCATTAATAAGTAAACAACGTTCCAAGGGATACGTTCTGCTAAAACTAAAGCGAGGGAACTCGTGATAAATAAGGCCAAGCGATAGCCTAAAACCCAAACTGATGCACCTGGTTCGGCTTCAAGTGGGTTTAAGATGTCCGTACGGTAAGCATCGCCGGCTATGTCTTGAGTGGCACTTAAAAAAGTAATGATGAGACAGTTGATTGCTAGTATTTGTAGTACTTGGTCACTTTGAGATGGTTGTTGCAATGCTAAGGTGGCGATCGCTATTGTTAATCCAATTTGAGTAAATAGTAGCCAACCCCGTCTTGCACCTAAAAGTGGTGGTACAAATCTATCTAATAAAGGCGACCACAAGAATTTTAAGGAATAAGGCAATGCCAACAACCCAAATAAGGTAATTTTACCTATATCTACTTTGGCATCCTGCATCCATAGCTGCAATGTTCTACTTGTCAAGAACAAAGGCAACCCAGACGCGAACCCTAGCAGTAGTAGCGCACCCATTTTGCGACTTTGAAAGGCCTGTCGCAATGCTCGAATTTCTTCCATCTTATATACTTTTCCCTATTATGTTGCTATGGCTGTGACTTTGTTTCATCATTACATCACAGATGATGTTTCAAATTCCCAATGCTCAAGCTGTAATCCATGCAATTAAATTAATTCTCGTTTCTTGTGCGTTACTAATATAAATAGGATGGTGCGGAAAACCAAACTATGTAAAGAAAAATAAAATAGTCAGTAGGAGCGTACAGATGTACGCCCCTACTGACAATGAATGTGTTGCAAAGATTTTCTGAATCGGTATTGGTACGAAGAAATCATGTTTTCAAGCCTTTTTTCTCGTCACAGAGAGGTTTGCAGAGGATTCATATTAAATCGTAAAAGCTAATCTTGCTTCAAATATAAAATAAAGTTTTAAAAGCAACCTGGAGCAGAATTTTTATAGTATCTATAATCATGCTTATTCTAGATAAAATACATTAAATAACTGCTGCATCTCTACGCTTAAAAAGCTGCAACTGCTTGTATAAACATATATAAAACATCACTCGTAAGTAAGAATAATTAAAAGCTAAAAGTATCTCTTGTTTAGTACTTGCTTTCTCAAAAGTAATAATTTATTTTTTGACTTTAGAGAGATAGTAACTAATAAAATATAGATATAAACTTTACTATGGTTAAGATGATTAACTCAATGCTGAGTTAATCAGATATTTAAAATACATCTCATTTATAAGAAACCATAGTAATAATGAGAGAAATCATTACTTTTATTTTTGGGTTGGGCTTTGTTTTTAATGCTAGCTTGTTTATACCTCAAGCTATAAGAATTATTAAAACAAAAAGTGCAAAAAATATTTCTTTAATCACTTTTGCTGGATTTAATTTAATCCAGTTAAATAGTGTATTTTATGGTTATTACCAAAGAGATTTAATTTTGATGTATGGAAATCTAATTAGCTTTATTGCTTGTGGAACCGTAACTTTACTAGCCACATACTATAGAAGTAGATAATTAGTAGCACGTTTTTTATATGAAATAAAAAATGTGTTACTAATTAAACCTAATGTCCCTAATTAAGACTGTATATAAGTCAATTAGCAGCTGTCTGTGCTTCTTGGTAAATAATTTCTTGAAACTGAATTACATCCTTTTGCGGGTCGGAAATACTTACTTTGACTAATATTTGTTCACCTAGTCTCACAGATCGCTTAAATACCATCGGTAATTGTAAGCCTAAATCTTCCAATAGGATCAGTGCTAAGTTACTATCTTCTCGCAGCCACATTAACACTGTGACTTGCCAAATTTCTTCAGGATGACGGCGCAAATATTCCAATGCCCAGTATCTATTGGTTTGCCGTTCTACCATTGTCAATTCTTGAGTGGTACTGGTGACGCTCATCATCACTTCTTTGAGTTCTTCGGCGGTGAAAGGCGGAACTTCACCCCGGAGGTGGGCTTTGAGTTGGAAGTGGGTGAGTAAGTCACTGTAGCGGCGAATGGGTGATGTAGCTTGGGTGTAGGTATCCAAACCTAAACCAGCGTGACGCACAGGTGTAATACTCATTTCACTCTTGGGCATACAACGCCGCATGGCGCAGGCGCGGACAAACCCGGCAGGAAGCCTGAGTAATTCGTCTTCTGGGGGTAATTCTGGTTGTGGTTGACCACGGAATGGTAAAGGGATGTTGTGTACTTGACCGTAACGGGCAGCGACTTCCCCAGCAAGAATCATCATTTCTGCTACTAACTGGCGTGAGCGAGAATCGTCTAAAATGTCGATGCTAATGTCGTCATTTTTGACTTTGATCATCGCCTCCGGCATATTGATACTAATTGCGCCTTGATTATATCGCCAAGCTTTACGCTTAGTTGCCCAATTGGCGATCGCGGCAATTTCTGGTTCTGCCTGTACACCTAATTCCAGCATCTCATCTACATCCTCGTAGGTGAGGCGATAGGTAGGCTTAATTAAACTGGGATGAATGGTAAAATCTTCTACTGCCCCTGTCTCATCTAAGACCACACCAAAACTTAAAGCACAGCAAACTTTGCCCTGTACCAAACTCATGGGGCCAGTTGCTAATACTTCAGGGAACATGGGGATCATCCCCGTAGGTAAATAAACTGTACTACCGCGCTTCCTTGCTTCTAGGTCTAAATCATCTTCTGGTGCTAGGTAGCGTGTTGGATCGGCGATATGCACCCATAACCTTTCCCGTCCATCGGAGAGTAATTCCCAACTCAGTCCATCATCTATTTCTGTGGTGCTTTCATCGTCAACTGTGTACACCTTCAGGTGATTCAAATCGAGGCGATTTGTATCTAAATCTGTTGGCGGGAAATCCAAACGCTGTTGCGCCACTTCTAACACCTTACTAGGGAACTGGACTGGAATTGCCGAACGACGCAGGAACAAGTTCTCGGTCGGACTCCACCATCCCAAGTCTACCAATAACTGAAATGCTCCTTGGGGGGTTGCTGGCCGCCCCAACATATTCATCGTTTCTAAAACTGGGGCTGGGGGAGGATAGGCACGAGGGAGGGAATCATAGTTTAGCCCAACCTTCACGATGTCTGCTAGGAGTGTGGCATATTTTTCCAAAGTTTCAAGGCGCTGGCGGTCGTGGCGTTGCCAATCTACGGTTTCACCTTGGAGTGCTTGTTCTACACGGGTTAAAAATTCTTGCTGTCCCCTAGCTTTGAGGGTTTCTACTTCTATTTGGTGCTTACGTTCTGCTACTTGCGCCGCCGTTCTCGGTTCGTAAGCATCACCTTTTTGCTTAAAATATAACTTGTCGTCTGATAACAGGCAATGAGCAGCATAACTGGGGGCTGAATCTGATTGGGAAAATAACAGATTAGCCATTTGCGATGGCGTGACTATTTCTCCATCTTCCACCAGTAATTCCCAAGCCACTTCCAAGCTTGAGGGGTCGAGATAAGGCTTGACCTCATCTAGAAAACCCTCAATTTCCGTTGGCTTGTATGTTTTGCCGTTAACTGTATAGGTAAATTGTCTAGGCGCGAGGCTGTGGGATTGACCACGTTCATCCACCACAAACCAACGGGTCTTTCCGTCTGGACGGTCTATCACGCCCAAACGGCGATCGCCTTGAACCCTAAATTCAACTAGCGTCCCCTTCTCCACAACTCTCGCAACTTTATTAATTGGTTAACAAATAGATTTTAGATTTTGGGCTTCAATAATGGCTACTAAATCCCAAATCTGATGATTTTAACTGTAGAACAATATCCTACACTAATTGAGATTTTAGATTATGGACTCAGACAATCGAAAGCTACATAACTCTATTATGTAGCTTCTTGATTTCATCCAAAATCTAAAACTCTCGCCTCTGAATGGAATTAACCTTCTGCATTGATAAATGGCAGCAAAGCTACAAGACGCGCACGCTTAATTGCTAATGTCAAGTCTCGCTGCTGTTTAGCTGTTAGCCCAGTAATGCGGCGGGGTAGAATTTTACCACGTTCGGTGACAAATTTACGCAGCAAGTCAACATCCTTATAATCAATCGGTTCTCCAGGCTTAATTGGAGACAGGCGACGACGATAGTAACTCATTTCTATTTGATTTCCTTGTGAACGGTATGTTTATTACAGTGGGGGCAGAACTTATTGAGTTCCAAGCGGTTTGTAGTGTTACGACGATTCTTGGTTGATGTATATCGTGAAACACCAGGCGATCGCTTGTCTGGATTTGTTCTACATTCGGTACATTCGAGTGTCACTATAATACGGACACCTTTGCTCTTTGCCATAATCTTACAAACGCTAAAGCCTGAAGAGAATTAACACAAATGACTATCTTCTCACATTTCGTTGCAAACTTTCAACTAATCGCTTAATTTTTAAATCGAGCGAATAGCCCCGACGCGACGAAACTATGAATGTCCCAGCATAGCGGTCATGCCAAGCTTGCCGCAGTTGGGTATCAGAGAAAGCAGTCCCACAATCAATTGCTAGGGGAATCACTAGCAGTATAGCAGTAGGGTTAAGTCTAATGTTGCCCAAAGCTATGGACACCAAAAGAGCGCCAAAGCCAATTATAGCTTCTCGTTTCAACAGTGCCAGCAATTGGGGAATCCTGGGGACAACTTCCCCATCTTCCACTTCTAAAACTTTTAAATCAAACGCCCAACGTCCTAAACTCTGTCCCTGATTGTTGTAAACTACCAGCACCCGCAAGATTAGCCAAGTCAAAATAAAAACAAAAATTTGGATAAATTGGATACCAATTCCACTACCACCCAAAAAAGAACTAACTAACCAAGCACCAAGAAAATCTAACCCTAAAGCGAAACCGCGTCGCCAGAGGTCAGCTTTGGGGTAATGTTTTTTGGGGATGCGTTCTATAGTCATGGGAGTGATGAGTAGGATTCGGTATTGGTTTTTTCATAATATAAAAATAGCTTCATTCAACATCAAATACATATACCAAAAGACTTTTAGATTTATTTCCTGTTTCCTATCGCCCGTCTTAATATTCTTTCTATTAAGTAAATTTACTTGATGATTTTTAATTAAATATATCTTTGGATTGTTCAGAATATTTCCTTTTATAACTTAAGTTTAGAGAACTGAAGGTACAAATTGGGGCTGGAATGAGTAGACTAAGGGCAAACTGGGATTCACTTCGATATGATTTGATAGCAATATTACTGCCTGTGTTGGGGGCATTTTTTACTGCTGTATTAGCGCCATTTTTGAAGTATCCTCTATACGCTTTTTTTTATGCAGCTGTTGCCCTAAGTGCTTGGTACGGTGGCATCCGCCCTGGAATTTTAACAACCATATTATCTGCTATTTTACTTAACTACGTTTCATTTACTCCTATTTATTCTTTCAAATTAACAGATGTTGGTGAAATAGTCCGTATAGCAGCATTTTTCATGATTTCTCTGTTGATAGGTTCCTTAAACGCCAACTTACAATATTCTCAGCAAAAGCTGGAAAAAAATCTGCAAGCTTTAGGGGAAAGTGAAGAAAAATATCGAGTATTGACAGAAAATATTCCTCAGTTAGTTTGGTTTGCTGATACAAATGGATCGCTGGAATACTTAAACCAGGGTTGGTATGATTATACTGGATTAACCCCTGTAGAATCTCTGGGATGGAAGTGGCAACAGGTAATTCACCCAGAGGATTTACCCATTGTGCTAGCGCAATGGAACAGTGCTTTGGATTGTGACAATACTTTAGAGATAGAGTCGCGTTTACGAGGAAGGGATGGCAGCTACCGATGGCACATTACAAGAGCTGTACCTGTAATAAATGCTGATGGTATAACTCGACGTTGGTTTGGTAGTGCAACAGATATTCATGAACACAAGCAGATACAACAAGCTCTCTATCAGCAAGAACAAGAACATAGTCGGTTGTTACTAGAGTTAGAAACACAACAACAACAACTCGCAGCCGTGGTGCAGCAAATGCCTGGGGGGTTAATTATTGCTGAGGCTCCATCAGGTAAGTTGCTGCTTGCTAATACCCAAGTGGAAGAGATTTGGCGGTATCCGTTTGTACATGCGGATGAAATTGAGGAGTACCAAGCATACCAAGGTTTCCATGCTGATGGGAGTCCTTACAAACCCCATGAATGGCCGATGGCTCGTTCTATTACTGTAGGTGAGGTTGTGGTGAATGAAGAAATAAATTTTCTGCGAGGAGATGGAACACGGGGAGTGATGCTTGTTAACTCTGCGCCAATTCGGGATCAAAAAGGACAGATTACAGCTGGGGTAGTGACTTTCCACGATATCACCGAACGCAAACAAGCACAGGAAGCTTTACGTGAGAGTGAAGAACGCTTTCGGCAAATGGCAGAGAGAATAGAGGATGTTTTTTGGGTGAGTACGACCGTTAATAAAAATTATCAAGTTCTCTATGTTAGCCCTGCTTATGAGAGTATTTGGGGTTGTTCTTGCGAGAGTCTGTATAATAATCCCCGTAGTTGGATGGAGGCTATACACCCGGAAGATCAGCAACAAGTTATAGAAGATTACTTGGCGCGATCGCCAGATGCTAATCTTGATTTGGAGTTTCGCGTAGTGCGTCCTGATGGTTCGATTCGCTGGATACGCGATCGCATTTTCCCAATTTTGGACGAAGACGGCAATTCTTATCGGCTAGTCGGTGTGGCTGAAGATATTACTGAGCGCAAACAAACAGAACTAGCTTTGCAAGAAAGTCAGGCTTTATTCACCCGCTTCATGCACCATATGCCTGGCTGTGCATTTATTAAGGATGAACAGGGAAAATATGTGTTTGTTAATCCCACAGGAGCTAGATTAGTAGGTTTAGAACAATCCCAGATAATCGGCAAGACAGATTTTGATTTAGTATCGCCGAACGTGGCTCAACAGTTACATGAAAATGACCAATCAATCCTCAATCTAAATCAGACAGTTCAATTGCAGGAGATTGTTCCCTTTGAGAATGAAGAACACTACTGGATGACATTTAAGTTTCCCTTTACTGACGTAGCTGGACGGCGGATGTTAGCGGGAATGTCATTTGATATTACTGAACGCAAGCATTTAGAGGATGCTTTAAAAGCAAGTGAAAAAAGATTTCGCTGCTTGGTTGATGCGAAGATTATTGGTGTGATTGTCGCTAATTCAGAATATATTATTGAAGCCAATGATACTTTCTTAGAAATGCTTGGCTATACTCAGGAGGATTTAGCAGCCGGGAATTTACAATGGCGCGAACTCACACCGCCAGAATATTTATACTTGGATGAGCAGGGTTTAGTAGAACTCCAAACTACTGGCAAATGTACACCTTTTGAAAAAGAATTTATCCGCAAAGATGGCTCTCGAGTACCAATTTTGATTGGGGGAAGTGTTTTAGAAGAATCTCCACCTTGTTGGTTATGTTTTGTCCTAGATATTAGTGAACGCAAGCAAGCAGAAACAGCACTGCGGCAAAGTGAAGAAAGATTCCGGTTGGCGGCTCGGGCTGTGGCGGGGATTGTGTATGATTGGGATGTTAAAACTGGTGCTGTTTTCCGTTCTCAAGGGTTGTATCGCTTGATTGGCGTTCGTCCTGAAGATGCAGCACAAACACAAGAGTGGTGGTCAGAACGCATTCATCCAGATGATATAGCAGATATTCCAGAAGTCTGGGATGCTATGTTGACAGGTAATAGCGATCGCTATGATTTTGAATACCGAGTCCGTCATGAAGATGGTCACTGGGTTTATCTCTGGGATCGGGGATATGTCATCCGTAATGAAAATGGTGAGTTAGTGCGGGTAGTTGGTTCTAGTGCTGATATTAGCGATCGCAAACTTGCGGAAATTGAACGAGTAGAACTATTGCAAAGGGAACAAGCAGCACGCGCTAAAGCGGAGGAAGCCAACCGCATCAAAGATGAATTTTTGGCTGTATTGTCCCATGAATTGCGATCGCCACTCAACCCGATTTTAGGCTGGACGAAGTTGTTACTTACTCGTCAATTAGACCAAACCACAGTAAAGAATGCGTTAGAAACGATTGAGCGTAACGCTAAATTACAAACTAAGCTAATTGATGATTTACTAGATGTTTCCCGGATACTAAGAGGTAAGTTAACTCTCAATATTGTTTCAGTGAACCTAGTTTCTACTATTACCGAAGCATTAGAAACAGTCCGATTAGCAGCAGAAGCCAAATCCTTACAAATTCAAACGATTTTTGAGGATTTAGGTATGGTTAGGGGAGATGGGGCAAGATTACAGCAAGTAGTGTGGAATCTCCTTTCCAATGCGGTTAAATTCACCCCAGCAGGTGGAGAAATTGAAATTAGGTTAGAAAAAGTAGATTCTCAAGCACAAATCCAAGTCAGGGACACAGGTATAGGTATTGAACCTGAGTTTATTGCGCATATTTTTGAATATTTTCGCCAAGCAGACAGCAGCACTACCAGAAACTTTGGCGGTTTGGGGCTAGGATTAGCGATTGTGCGTCACCTTGTAGAACTGCATGGTGGCACAATCCGCGCCGACAGCCAAGGGAAAGGACAAGGAGCGACATTTACAGTACAGCTACCACTCATAGATAATCAAGGTGCAAAGTTGCAGGAAGATGTAGAAGGAAATTTTGTTGATTCCTTCCTTGGAGGTGTACGCGTTCTCACCGTCGATGATGAAGCTGATACCCGCGATTATCTTGCTTGTGCTTTAGAACAGGCTGGTGCAGAGGTGATAGTTGCAACTTCCGCCGAAGAAGTATTGAGAATCATTATCCAGTCTCAAGTAGATATTTTGCTGGCTGATATTGGTATGCCAAACATGGATGGATATACTTTAAT harbors:
- a CDS encoding PQ-loop domain-containing transporter encodes the protein MREIITFIFGLGFVFNASLFIPQAIRIIKTKSAKNISLITFAGFNLIQLNSVFYGYYQRDLILMYGNLISFIACGTVTLLATYYRSR
- a CDS encoding ribonuclease catalytic domain-containing protein, with protein sequence MEKGTLVEFRVQGDRRLGVIDRPDGKTRWFVVDERGQSHSLAPRQFTYTVNGKTYKPTEIEGFLDEVKPYLDPSSLEVAWELLVEDGEIVTPSQMANLLFSQSDSAPSYAAHCLLSDDKLYFKQKGDAYEPRTAAQVAERKHQIEVETLKARGQQEFLTRVEQALQGETVDWQRHDRQRLETLEKYATLLADIVKVGLNYDSLPRAYPPPAPVLETMNMLGRPATPQGAFQLLVDLGWWSPTENLFLRRSAIPVQFPSKVLEVAQQRLDFPPTDLDTNRLDLNHLKVYTVDDESTTEIDDGLSWELLSDGRERLWVHIADPTRYLAPEDDLDLEARKRGSTVYLPTGMIPMFPEVLATGPMSLVQGKVCCALSFGVVLDETGAVEDFTIHPSLIKPTYRLTYEDVDEMLELGVQAEPEIAAIANWATKRKAWRYNQGAISINMPEAMIKVKNDDISIDILDDSRSRQLVAEMMILAGEVAARYGQVHNIPLPFRGQPQPELPPEDELLRLPAGFVRACAMRRCMPKSEMSITPVRHAGLGLDTYTQATSPIRRYSDLLTHFQLKAHLRGEVPPFTAEELKEVMMSVTSTTQELTMVERQTNRYWALEYLRRHPEEIWQVTVLMWLREDSNLALILLEDLGLQLPMVFKRSVRLGEQILVKVSISDPQKDVIQFQEIIYQEAQTAAN
- the rpsR gene encoding 30S ribosomal protein S18; protein product: MSYYRRRLSPIKPGEPIDYKDVDLLRKFVTERGKILPRRITGLTAKQQRDLTLAIKRARLVALLPFINAEG
- the rpmG gene encoding 50S ribosomal protein L33, encoding MAKSKGVRIIVTLECTECRTNPDKRSPGVSRYTSTKNRRNTTNRLELNKFCPHCNKHTVHKEIK
- a CDS encoding RDD family protein; translation: MTIERIPKKHYPKADLWRRGFALGLDFLGAWLVSSFLGGSGIGIQFIQIFVFILTWLILRVLVVYNNQGQSLGRWAFDLKVLEVEDGEVVPRIPQLLALLKREAIIGFGALLVSIALGNIRLNPTAILLVIPLAIDCGTAFSDTQLRQAWHDRYAGTFIVSSRRGYSLDLKIKRLVESLQRNVRR
- a CDS encoding hybrid sensor histidine kinase/response regulator, which codes for MSRLRANWDSLRYDLIAILLPVLGAFFTAVLAPFLKYPLYAFFYAAVALSAWYGGIRPGILTTILSAILLNYVSFTPIYSFKLTDVGEIVRIAAFFMISLLIGSLNANLQYSQQKLEKNLQALGESEEKYRVLTENIPQLVWFADTNGSLEYLNQGWYDYTGLTPVESLGWKWQQVIHPEDLPIVLAQWNSALDCDNTLEIESRLRGRDGSYRWHITRAVPVINADGITRRWFGSATDIHEHKQIQQALYQQEQEHSRLLLELETQQQQLAAVVQQMPGGLIIAEAPSGKLLLANTQVEEIWRYPFVHADEIEEYQAYQGFHADGSPYKPHEWPMARSITVGEVVVNEEINFLRGDGTRGVMLVNSAPIRDQKGQITAGVVTFHDITERKQAQEALRESEERFRQMAERIEDVFWVSTTVNKNYQVLYVSPAYESIWGCSCESLYNNPRSWMEAIHPEDQQQVIEDYLARSPDANLDLEFRVVRPDGSIRWIRDRIFPILDEDGNSYRLVGVAEDITERKQTELALQESQALFTRFMHHMPGCAFIKDEQGKYVFVNPTGARLVGLEQSQIIGKTDFDLVSPNVAQQLHENDQSILNLNQTVQLQEIVPFENEEHYWMTFKFPFTDVAGRRMLAGMSFDITERKHLEDALKASEKRFRCLVDAKIIGVIVANSEYIIEANDTFLEMLGYTQEDLAAGNLQWRELTPPEYLYLDEQGLVELQTTGKCTPFEKEFIRKDGSRVPILIGGSVLEESPPCWLCFVLDISERKQAETALRQSEERFRLAARAVAGIVYDWDVKTGAVFRSQGLYRLIGVRPEDAAQTQEWWSERIHPDDIADIPEVWDAMLTGNSDRYDFEYRVRHEDGHWVYLWDRGYVIRNENGELVRVVGSSADISDRKLAEIERVELLQREQAARAKAEEANRIKDEFLAVLSHELRSPLNPILGWTKLLLTRQLDQTTVKNALETIERNAKLQTKLIDDLLDVSRILRGKLTLNIVSVNLVSTITEALETVRLAAEAKSLQIQTIFEDLGMVRGDGARLQQVVWNLLSNAVKFTPAGGEIEIRLEKVDSQAQIQVRDTGIGIEPEFIAHIFEYFRQADSSTTRNFGGLGLGLAIVRHLVELHGGTIRADSQGKGQGATFTVQLPLIDNQGAKLQEDVEGNFVDSFLGGVRVLTVDDEADTRDYLACALEQAGAEVIVATSAEEVLRIIIQSQVDILLADIGMPNMDGYTLMRQIRQLPKEQGGDIVAIALTAYTRDSDQQQAMAAGFQRHLSKPIDPFELAQAIVSLLGNR